The window tatcaagGGAATGAGGATTGATTTTAATACTCGACTCAACTGGTCAATTGTCGGGATAAATAGGTATTACTCTTGTAATTATACTAGTTTAGTATTTCGattattagatttaaaaaatttaaattaagatctctatagttatgaaattgaaacatttaatcttatttaCCAAACATTATCGACTTTACCGATATAAGATATAGCATGTGACAACCCGTGTACGAATAACATAAAAATGAtgagcaaaaaaataatttcaacaatagtactgggttaattatagattatttctgTAGTTGGGCCTCTTTAATATATTGGTTCCtagacttaaaaattttatattgaaatccTTATAGTGAACtataagtgaaacatttaactatATTTACCCTAACACTATAGGCTTTATCGACGGAAGATACATTACGTGCATGAATGACATGAAAACGATAGGTAAAAATGTAATTTCAATTATGGTAGCGGATGGTGGTGCCATGGGTGGCTATTATGGTGATGGTTGATGATAACAATGTAATAGATAACCTTGTCGATATCGATCCGAACATCGATGACGATGAGGAAGAGGAGACAAAGTAGATATGATAAGTTGATCTCGAAACCCTAGCCAAAAGATCAATTCCCAATCTGAAAGCTAAGCACAATCTGACGATTTACTATTTCTTCGTCGTCTCGCTCGTCGTATCCATCATTTCCATCATTCTTATACTGTTCCTAACCACCATATTGTCGGAGATGAGTGAAAAGGAGGATGAGGGTTTATTATCTCTCATATTATTGGATCTATACcctttgagcttctattttatgCGATGATCAGTTCTTGTCGTCCGATCAAATCCCCTTCGGTCGCGAGTGGAGCTAATGTGGAAGTAGGTCAGCAACCATGCCATTGTGATCGAGGCGTATGCATCATTTGTATGCTAGCTAAAGCTCGAGAGCTTGAAGCAAGTGTGTATCTTTGTTGAGCTCGCTCGCAACCTCTCTTTCCTCACCACCCATTACCCCTTCCCAAATTTACTATGCCATTGGATGAAGTGATCATTTGAAATTGAAGCACGACATCTACACAAATGCCTCAcatacctcctcttcctccttcaatATTGATATAGATATAAAGTGGCACTAAAGGAGGCATAGTAGTGTGACGTCGATGTAGATACCTCACCGCTCTACCTCCTGTTCCTCTTCATCATTAATATTTGGATCGACATCAATAAGGCTGACTATCGCGTCATTGTCATCAACCAACACTACAACAATCATCTGCAACGCCATCGTTCGTTACCaccattgaaattatttttttgcccATCATTTTTATGTTATTCATGCATATATTTTCACGTGTTGTATCTTCCATCGATACTAgagtaaataagattaaatattttattttataattataaaattttaatataattttttaaatctagaaACTAAAATGCTAAAGAGGTCTTACTATATGAAGCAATTTGTAATTAATCCGTTCTTattgaaactatctttttgctTCCACTATCTTCCGTTCATAAAATTAAAAAGGTCAgaagaaatgagattaaatattttatttttataattataaaaaatttaatatactttttttaattaaaaaatctaaatgtaATGAGGTCTACGTACAGGagagaataatctataattagcatgGAGAATAATCTAAATGTAATGAGGTCTACGTAAAGGCGTCTCTCTTATTGTCCTCCAAAGTGAAAGAAGAGACAAAAAGTGACCCTTGTGGGCACCACGTTTCATAAGCAGCTGCCTAAATGCCACATTAGCGGAGACGTAACCGGGTAGTCGTTTCTCTGTTTCGGACAATACCGTCTTTAAGTATACTGCTTTCCCTCGTTCGTTGTCGTCGTCCTCGTCGCCCCTGCGCCGCCGTCTCACGTGATTCGGTCTTTCTCGCAGGAGTCGTCCGTCCATCGATCATCgatcaagaaaaaagaaacagATGGAGAACGTCTTGGGGCTTCTACGGGTGCGGGTGCAGAGGGGCGTCAACCTCGCCTCGAGGGACGCCGGGGGCAGCGACGCCTACGTCGTCCTCCGCATGGGCGATCAGGTGATCTCACCTCCCCCCATTACTTTCTCATCTTCTAATTCTTTGATTTGCCTGCCACCACGGTGTTTGATTTGTCTCTGACCATGACACTTTTGTTGGTGTGGAGAGGGTTTCGAATTTTAGATTCTTTCTCCTTTTGGGGGTCCGCTGGTTAAGGTTGGTCTTTGATTATAGAGCTGCTGATGGTTTTACTCGAATACAAAACAGCAAGATCCGTCTTTGGTGATCTATGCGAAAAATTTTCCGGCTATGGACACGACACTCGGCGCTGACCTGCTTGTGTCGTCAAGGTTCCTTCACCTGAATCAGGTGTAGCTGGATTGTGCATGACTAAAGTCTATTAATCCTTTTTTCGGTAGCTTTCTTTTAGGGCTGAAGATTAATTGGTTAAGTCTTCTATGATTTAACCATAAAacttgaagaaagaaaaagaaagctatGGATAACATTATAGAATGTCAGTTTAAGTATGGTATTAACAGTCTAAGAGAGGAGACAAGTTCTCAAGatcactttcttcttcttccttgattGTGGCTGGTCAACTTCATGTTTGATTAAGTAATTTAGGGCATCCAAAACCGAGTATGGGCTCAACTTGGCCTTTTGTATTCCCTCTTGTACACTTTCGAGCATGATTTTACAGTCATAGATTCTCTGGACCTCTGAATCACGTAGCCAGAGGAACATTTATATGCGAACAGGTCGAAACATTATGAAAAGTTCATGTGGCATAAAAAAATTTGGAGAAAGTTAACTGTGCAATCAGTGAGATGCAAAAGTTGACAAAAGGAAAGGTTCttttcatgagttttttttttttttaaatcatggaCAGGCTAATTTTACATAGTTTGGAATGAGGTGAACTGATACCCGTGTTCTCCCTACTGTGTTAGATGACATATTCAGACTAATGTGAAAAAGCAAGCGAGAGAGTGAAATGTACAAAACTTGGCTATTGCTCATGCAAGCCATGGTTTATGAAGTTAGCCATGTAAAGTTGTTCTCTATAACTTTGTCATATTTTATGGAAACTTATTGTGGATAATGGTGTTAGTACCACTTGATAAAGTTTTGAGGTAGCAACATCTTCAATTGACAGTAAAATGCCATTTATCAATTTCTCTTTGCTTTAGTCGGTGTCGcataattgattcatatggaatATCTGATTTCATAAATCCAATATGTTGGTGCTCACTCTGTTTTGTATTATCTTTTATTTGAGTAGAAATTGAAGACCAGCGTAAAAAAGAATAGTCTAAATCCAGAGTGGAACGAAGACCTGACTCTTTGTGTCACAGATCCCATTCAACCACTTCAGCTTGTAAGCATCACTTCTCCATTGATATGCTGCTATTCTATTATTTCCATATCTTGCTTTCTAGTGCTGAAGGGTTTGTTTGTGCAAGCCAAGCTTCTTGCTAGTTATTTTGTCAATATTGGATGAGCTGAAGTTACAGACAGCCATTATGCTGCAGTTATTAACTAAGCCATAATTATAATTTCATGGAGTGTTGAGGAAATGCTTAAAGAAGATCTGGTTCAAGCTTGAATCGAGTTTGGACTTGACCTCAGTTTAAATTAAGCACAAATATTTGTTAATAACAATTTGATGGTGTTAGGTTCCTGCTTAAATTTGGTCCAAATTATGCTTGACAAGACAACTATATGAATTTCAGATGGGCTGGGTATGAAGAGAAAGACAACTATATCggcaatcaatatatatatatatatatcataaaatgGTAGGTTTTGAAATTTATTGCGAATCATATGATAATCCTAGGTCATTCAAGCTCACCTCCTTTACATCTTTACTTTTAGCCAGTTATGTGGTTTTTGCATATAAAACTGCAAGACAAGTAGACAGTCTGAGTCTTGCAGACAGATCGAGGGTACACAAAGGcactcaaaaaaagaaaaagtgtgAGGTAGATACTGAATGTCTTCGGTTCAATGATGGGGTATGAATGTGTAGAACTGtgaacttacaaaatttacaacCATAATTTTCTATCTTGTTTTCTCTTAATAATCTTGAAGGACTGTGAAAGAAAACCATGTTTTATCTTTAGGATTTTCATTTTTagtttcaaaagaaaattttcaatttcTAGTTTCGTTTTTAATATCATGAAAGATACAATTTTCATTCAAATTGACTAGTGAAAGCTACTAATCATGAGTTATCAAGTCCTACAACTAGTTCTTACTTTGTTGTTGATGTGGATTTACAGGAAGTTTATGACAAAGACACATTTACACCAGATGATATAATGGGTGATGCGGAGCTTGACATCCAGCCGTTCATGGATGCTGTCAAGATGGATTTGGCAGGTATTCCAAATGTCACCATAATCACAACGGTGAGACCAAGTAGGCAAAACTGCTTAGTCGACGATAGTCATATTTCTCGGAAAGATGGTTCGGTTGCCCAAGATGTTGTCCTTCGGCTCCGAAATGTGGAGAGTGGTGAAGTGGAACTGCAACTACTGTGGGTTAACATTTCACGTGCTCAAGACATCTAGCAAAGCATCGTCATAGATCTGCCCTCCGTCTTGAGGAGTCTTGGTGAATTTGTCAAGTGGTGGTGCTTCTGATCTCGCATAGTATGAGCTCAGATCTTGGTAAACAGTCTGTTGAATCGTAAGTTTGACAAAACAAAAACTCAACCATGTATCTATTTCGTAATGTTATGTACTTGTGTTTGTTGTTGGTGCTTTATGCATCACCAGGGCTCAGATCTTGGTCATGGGTACCTGTTAAAGCATAGATTTTGACAGGAATAAAAAGCTCCAACATCAATCTTATTCATCTTTACGACTTCATTTGTATATTGCTTGAACCTCCTGCTTGAGGAGGTTAGACCGAGATGTCTACATGCACTGACAGGGTAAACTCAGTACAGGTTACTCGAAGCACTTCGCATCTGGTAGAGCTTCTCCTTCGAAGGCGTCTTCCTCCCCGATCATGGCGTTGACACTCTCCCTGTTTCCCTCGTCAGAAATGTCAACCTTGGTCCACTGGTACAACTTATTTCCTTGCTCCAATTCCTCTACCTTCTCCGCGACTTCTTCTTCCACCTTGGACCGAACAGGTTCTTGAGTCGGTTCTTCAGCTTCAGCTGGCTTCTTCTGAGACGGCACAGGTGGAACAGCGTCCGCCTGCTTCACCTCACCCAACACCTTGCGGAAGTTTGGCAGGTTGACCATGGTCCAGTAGTATCGCTCGACATGAGGGAATTCTGCAGTGAAGCTCTTGGTcatgatacagaggaatccaagaTACAAGTTGCACGCCATGATAATATCAGCCAAGGTCACTGAATGACCGACAAGGTAAGTTTTCGATGCGAGATGGGTGTTCAGAGCACGCAGTGCCCTCTTCAACGCACGCACTGCAGCTTCCTCAGCCTAGGAAATGGCACTCCCTCTTTTAGTGGTATCCATATATGTACAAGATTCATGAGAGTGAGTATACATGATCATGTCACTGACCGCAGCAAAGTAAGGCTTAAGCCCATGTCTTGGATAGAACCACTGTGCGATATTAGGATCGATTTCCGTGGATGCAAAGTCAATCCATTGCTCGATCAGGGCCTGTTACCATGATGTCAAGCATGCATACTGTCGTGAGTCCATGAGAAGCTTATGACCATAGTAAGCTGGAAACTTACATATTCGAAGAGTGAAGAGCCATAAAGAGGGTTGTCAGCCTTCAAGCGAGCAACTGGAAGACCGAGAAACATTAGCTTTTAAGCTCTTACAACTTGGCATTATGCATGCAGCCAATTCGTACCGTAACGAGCTATTGCATTGCTCTCGAAGATGGGACCGTCAGGTGTCTCCAACAAAGGAACCTACAGTAACATAAACCAATTAAGATTACCGAAGACAACGAATGCAGTGACATATGGTTTCGGGCTATCGTCTCTAATTTTAAGGCGATTTGAAGTGTTTTGCTTCCCAATTCTCAACCTTGCCTATAGGGTTCATTTTAAGGAACTCAGGAGTGGTGTTGGATACACCCATTTGGAAGTTCTTGGCCATCTCGATCTCAACCCCACTGTACTCAGCTGCAATGAGTGCTTTGATCCCGTTCTTGTTCGTTCTCGTGGCATGCAACACCTGGGAATAAATGTATCGGTGATGGTAATTAGACCTGCCATATAACCATTGTTGATCCTGTGTTGAATCCTCGAGTCGACTCACCAGCGCCATGCAAGAAGAAGGCTCCGGATCTAAAACAAAAACCACATCAaagaagacatatatatatatacgaaccaagaagagcaaaaagagaaggaagaagaacccGGAGAGTGCGAGAGGCCATTCCCTCCCGTACGCCCTTATATAGGAACGAGATGAACAGTAGGTCGCACCAAAGAAGAAAGGAAGCGGTGGCTACTGACAATGAAGCACCGGTGCTCACTATCCTGAGTGCCTACAGTCCACGGATAGCGGAGAAAACGACGTCCATGGGGTCAACCGAGTGGGAGAAGGAACACACAGTAGCTTCATCGTTCTCTGGAACTGTTGATGATAAGGGTTTTGCCGAGTGGGAGAAAGGAGGAGCAGATTGTGATGATGAGAAGCGCGAATGCTTGTGATCCATTATCTAACACCACCTAAATGGATGGATAGGAAGGTTGGATGGAGTCAAAATTAATGGATCCGTTCCATTAATTGTGTCACTCAGATCACTCATGTTCGTGTGGTGGGCGGCTCAACAGGGGAAAAATTAGGTGCATGTTTGATGGTGGTGTGGAGATCCGAACGTTGTTGATCGAGAGCTTCACAATGGGGAAAGATTCACTTTGCCACATTAAATTACAACTGGACATTACCGCAGCTTATTGCTGATACTGTTGTCGTTTCCTAGTGCCATGTTTCGTGGGTGAGAAGGATAAAGGCTTGGAAAGAACATGAATGAAACATGCTGGCATCCCTTCTTCTACTGCGGCCATCGATCATTGTAGCTGCGGTCCCTCGCCGGCGACAGAAACTCACAGCAGAGCGCCACCCACAACAAGGACTCGACATTAATCCATAGAACCCCTTCGATTAGATGTTTCCAAGATAGATtaggtagatagatagatagacggTTTGGCTCCAATCAACTCAAGCAAAACTCTACATTAATATGCATTTGCATTCCTCTGTACCCTCCGAATCAATGGGTTCTGTGAACTCACAAACAAGTTTTCCTAAAATGTTGATAAACAAAATAGCCTTCTTGTGGAACCACAAGCCACCAAAATAAGAAGGATGAAACTTGTTATTCACAATCTGCTTGACCAACATTCTTTCTCTATAATTTCTACAACAAAACCTGAAGCAGGCTACTACGAGAACGACGACAATGACAACAACCTCCTATTCCTTAAGGAGAGGGAAAGGAAACAGGTAGCAGTAGCATAATCATCACATTGACACCTTTAACCTAATCAAACCAACCAAAAGGGAGAAAAAGTAATACAAAGAATAACATGTTCAAAGAACTGGCACATGACACAATCCTGAGGATTCAGGAGAGTAAGTTGGAACCACTCTCGGCGTTGTTGCGAGCTTCATGTGGCCGATAGTGCTTCGTCATTTGAACATCACGCCCAAACTGTGTCCGGGCTTTGGCATATGGAGCTTCCCTCGCTACAAGAGAACAAGGCCGATAAGTTAAGACAAGGTTAGAACAGGACGTCATGTGACGTCTTCTCTTTCGGAATTTATCGATCCACAACATTTACCAGCTGCAATCTTCCGGGCACGAAGGATGTTCTCCCGTCTTTTCCACCAGATCAGCACACAGAGGACCACTAGCAGCAATGCAAACAGGGCACCAAAAGCAATGCCAATCTTCACGGCAACCGAGAGATGGGGACCACATGTAGGTAATCCAGGAATTCCGCATAGACCTGCATTACCTGTAAAACTGCACATTCCACAGTAAGGATCCCGATAATGTGGAGCACACATTAATCAGATAACAATTAAGGGAATTCCATATCTCATCAATAAATAAATAGCCGAATGTGTCTCAGTGGCTATGTAGAGCTTGTGGCAGCATATCAGTGTCGGAAACCAAACTACTTGTTCAGTCACTAGCTGCATGAGGCTGATCATGAGTGTAGCTGCATTTAGAGATGATTGCATCAATGCAAAAAGGGAAGAGCTGTTTTTGTTCATTGTTGCAAGTCTGGTGCTTATCAAGTGGTCCATGTCACCCCTAACTATGTCTAACCATCACTAGTTTTGTAAGGGATTATTCCAACAGGAATCATGCGTAGTTGATTGATTGATGTGAAACAaaaaggaagagaggagaaggtgaGAAAAGAAGTGAGACATGGAAAGACAAAAAAAGAACCCTCTCTATTTCA of the Musa acuminata AAA Group cultivar baxijiao chromosome BXJ3-2, Cavendish_Baxijiao_AAA, whole genome shotgun sequence genome contains:
- the LOC135631085 gene encoding protein C2-DOMAIN ABA-RELATED 3-like, which codes for MENVLGLLRVRVQRGVNLASRDAGGSDAYVVLRMGDQKLKTSVKKNSLNPEWNEDLTLCVTDPIQPLQLEVYDKDTFTPDDIMGDAELDIQPFMDAVKMDLAGIPNVTIITTVRPSRQNCLVDDSHISRKDGSVAQDVVLRLRNVESGEVELQLLWVNISRAQDI
- the LOC103975603 gene encoding elongation factor 1-gamma 1-like isoform X1 encodes the protein MALVSRLEDSTQDQQWLYGRSNYHHRYIYSQVLHATRTNKNGIKALIAAEYSGVEIEMAKNFQMGVSNTTPEFLKMNPIGKVPLLETPDGPIFESNAIARYVARLKADNPLYGSSLFEYALIEQWIDFASTEIDPNIAQWFYPRHGLKPYFAAAEEAAVRALKRALRALNTHLASKTYLVGHSVTLADIIMACNLYLGFLCIMTKSFTAEFPHVERYYWTMVNLPNFRKVLGEVKQADAVPPVPSQKKPAEAEEPTQEPVRSKVEEEVAEKVEELEQGNKLYQWTKVDISDEGNRESVNAMIGEEDAFEGEALPDAKCFE
- the LOC103975603 gene encoding elongation factor 1-gamma 1-like isoform X2 — translated: MALVLHATRTNKNGIKALIAAEYSGVEIEMAKNFQMGVSNTTPEFLKMNPIGKVPLLETPDGPIFESNAIARYVARLKADNPLYGSSLFEYALIEQWIDFASTEIDPNIAQWFYPRHGLKPYFAAAEEAAVRALKRALRALNTHLASKTYLVGHSVTLADIIMACNLYLGFLCIMTKSFTAEFPHVERYYWTMVNLPNFRKVLGEVKQADAVPPVPSQKKPAEAEEPTQEPVRSKVEEEVAEKVEELEQGNKLYQWTKVDISDEGNRESVNAMIGEEDAFEGEALPDAKCFE